In one Parvibaculum sp. genomic region, the following are encoded:
- a CDS encoding alpha/beta hydrolase encodes MTTRVLDSDASLAAPRRIVPGLSWRGRIFNLLFGLAGRIFAPSQPRTVADFDFETARQRLHRTENLMTSAPAGMQVEPVSGAPVAADWVVMPESQADRILVFVHSGSFIFGQSRLFQSLAARICKQAHAKALSVDYRLAPENPFPAAISDVAAAYEWLLAEGADPAQIQFVGDSAGGGIALGALLLLRERGVPMPAGLVLLAPWADMTLSGRSVLTNARKATLANNIEIMMVCRELYLQGHAPGVPLASPVFADLEGLPPALIQASTVDILLDDATRIDEALRRAGVDSELSLYPPMPHGWQRLGTLLPESRRAIEEVGDFIARRFGDDARPGARRAEALHV; translated from the coding sequence ATGACGACACGGGTTCTCGATTCCGATGCTTCATTGGCCGCACCGCGGCGCATCGTGCCCGGCCTGAGCTGGCGCGGGCGGATATTCAATCTTCTTTTCGGTCTGGCCGGGCGCATCTTCGCGCCGTCGCAACCGCGAACCGTTGCCGATTTCGATTTTGAAACGGCGCGGCAGCGCCTGCACCGCACCGAAAACCTGATGACCTCGGCTCCGGCCGGCATGCAGGTGGAGCCTGTATCGGGCGCGCCTGTCGCCGCCGACTGGGTCGTCATGCCGGAATCGCAGGCCGACAGGATCCTCGTCTTCGTTCACAGCGGCTCCTTCATCTTCGGCCAGTCGCGTCTCTTTCAGTCGCTGGCCGCGCGCATCTGCAAGCAGGCGCATGCAAAGGCGCTGTCGGTCGACTACCGTCTGGCGCCGGAAAATCCCTTTCCGGCCGCGATATCCGATGTTGCCGCCGCTTATGAATGGCTGCTGGCCGAAGGCGCCGATCCCGCGCAGATCCAGTTCGTCGGCGATAGCGCCGGCGGCGGCATCGCGCTGGGCGCGCTTCTGCTGCTGCGCGAGCGCGGCGTTCCCATGCCGGCGGGCCTGGTGCTGCTGGCGCCCTGGGCCGACATGACGCTGTCCGGCCGCTCGGTGCTCACCAATGCGCGCAAGGCGACGCTCGCCAACAACATCGAGATCATGATGGTCTGCCGCGAACTCTATTTGCAGGGCCACGCGCCGGGCGTTCCGCTGGCCTCGCCCGTTTTCGCCGACCTCGAAGGTCTGCCGCCGGCGCTGATCCAGGCCAGCACCGTCGACATCCTGCTCGACGACGCCACGCGCATCGACGAGGCGCTGCGCCGCGCGGGCGTCGACAGCGAGTTGAGCCTCTATCCGCCGATGCCGCATGGCTGGCAGCGCCTCGGCACGCTGTTGCCGGAATCGCGCCGCGCCATCGAAGAGGTCGGCGACTTCATCGCCCGCCGCTTCGGCGACGATGCCAGGCCCGGCGCGCGGCGCGCGGAAGCCCTCCATGTCTGA
- a CDS encoding LuxR C-terminal-related transcriptional regulator, giving the protein MSDREERRNLYAGTLGHDSAAVRRRIAEIRKWGARNDRPFVEDLLNANPRLEWAIPEVGRDPIPEDFELAFGLTRVEAEIAAAFASGHKLTAIAAARGCSINTVRTHFTHIKDKLGKTKQTDVLRELMKIV; this is encoded by the coding sequence ATGTCTGACCGGGAAGAACGCCGCAACCTCTATGCGGGCACGCTCGGCCATGACAGCGCCGCCGTGCGGCGGCGCATCGCCGAGATCAGGAAATGGGGCGCGCGCAACGACCGGCCTTTCGTCGAGGACCTGCTGAACGCCAATCCGCGCCTCGAATGGGCGATCCCCGAAGTCGGCCGCGACCCGATACCGGAAGATTTCGAGCTCGCATTCGGCCTGACGCGCGTCGAGGCCGAGATCGCCGCCGCCTTCGCCTCCGGCCACAAGCTGACGGCAATTGCGGCGGCGCGCGGTTGCAGCATCAACACGGTGCGCACGCATTTCACCCACATCAAGGACAAACTCGGCAAGACCAAGCAGACCGATGTGCTGCGCGAGTTGATGAAGATCGTCTGA
- a CDS encoding saccharopine dehydrogenase NADP-binding domain-containing protein — MSDRFMIYGATGYTGKLVARTAKTLGMKPLLAGRNEARLKSIAAQHGFEYQAISLDDPEALDAGLSQVDAVLHIAGPFSQTSRPMVDACIRTGTHYLDITGEIDVFEACAARDAEAKDAKVMLMPGVGFDVVPSDCLAAHMKRRLPDATELTLGISGLGQMSHGTAKTGVESIGTGTRVRREGHILALRKPPQREIDFGSGAKSAIAIGWGDVATAWHSTHIPDITVYFEASPQLEQMAKMGSLMRWLLSLGPAQRALKKRIEKMPEGPTDAQRAEGYSVLYGEAINAAGERAVSRLRTPEGYTLTAMTGLEIVRRVLAGDATPGYQTPSSVFGADFITEFDGCVRTDINS; from the coding sequence ATGAGCGACCGGTTTATGATCTACGGCGCCACGGGCTATACGGGCAAGCTCGTCGCGCGGACGGCAAAGACTTTGGGCATGAAGCCGCTGCTGGCGGGGCGCAACGAGGCGCGGCTGAAGTCGATCGCCGCGCAGCACGGTTTCGAATACCAGGCCATATCGCTCGACGATCCCGAAGCGCTCGATGCCGGGCTTTCGCAGGTTGACGCCGTTCTGCACATCGCCGGGCCCTTTTCGCAAACCTCGCGGCCGATGGTCGATGCCTGTATCCGCACCGGCACGCATTATCTCGACATCACCGGCGAGATCGACGTCTTCGAAGCCTGTGCGGCGCGCGACGCCGAGGCGAAGGATGCGAAGGTCATGCTGATGCCCGGCGTCGGCTTCGACGTGGTGCCGAGCGATTGCCTTGCCGCGCATATGAAACGGCGGCTGCCCGACGCCACCGAACTGACGCTCGGCATTTCGGGCCTCGGGCAGATGTCGCATGGCACGGCGAAAACCGGCGTCGAGAGCATCGGCACCGGTACGCGGGTCCGGCGCGAGGGACACATTCTGGCGTTGCGCAAACCGCCGCAGCGCGAAATCGATTTCGGCAGCGGCGCGAAATCGGCCATCGCCATCGGCTGGGGCGATGTCGCCACCGCCTGGCATTCGACGCATATTCCCGACATCACGGTTTATTTCGAAGCGAGCCCGCAGCTCGAACAGATGGCGAAGATGGGCAGTCTGATGCGCTGGTTGCTGAGCCTCGGCCCGGCGCAGCGGGCGCTGAAAAAGCGCATCGAGAAAATGCCCGAAGGGCCGACCGACGCGCAGCGCGCGGAAGGCTATTCGGTGCTTTACGGCGAGGCGATCAACGCCGCCGGCGAAAGGGCGGTGTCGCGGCTCCGGACGCCGGAAGGCTACACACTGACCGCGATGACCGGCCTCGAAATCGTGCGCCGTGTGCTGGCGGGCGATGCGACGCCCGGCTACCAGACGCCGTCATCGGTTTTCGGCGCCGATTTCATCACCGAATTCGACGGCTGCGTCCGGACCGACATCAACAGTTGA
- a CDS encoding nitroreductase gives MQVDEAIKARKSVRAFKADPVPLSLVTEILELARFSPSGTNIQPWKVHVVAGETRRRLEAEVLAHRDTDPADKGAEFPRTSKRKEPYTTRMRTLGKEMYGLIGIPKGDQAANWAQWGRNYRFFDAPVGLIFTIDKDLDAMSFLDIGIFMQSIMLAAKARGLDTCSQGAWNNFWSVTRRVLNVPDDEYIVCGMSLGYADQTQPVNTLVSEREPLTSFATFHGFE, from the coding sequence ATGCAAGTCGACGAAGCGATCAAGGCGCGCAAATCCGTGCGCGCCTTCAAAGCCGATCCCGTGCCGCTCTCGCTGGTGACCGAAATCCTCGAACTGGCGCGGTTTTCGCCGTCCGGCACCAATATCCAGCCCTGGAAAGTTCATGTGGTGGCGGGCGAAACGCGCCGCCGCCTCGAAGCCGAAGTGCTGGCCCACCGCGACACGGACCCCGCCGACAAGGGCGCCGAATTCCCCCGCACCTCGAAGCGCAAGGAGCCCTACACGACGCGCATGCGCACGCTCGGCAAGGAAATGTACGGCCTGATCGGCATTCCGAAAGGCGACCAGGCGGCCAACTGGGCCCAATGGGGCCGCAACTACCGCTTCTTCGATGCGCCGGTGGGGCTGATCTTCACCATCGACAAGGATCTCGATGCGATGAGCTTCCTCGACATCGGCATCTTCATGCAGTCGATCATGCTGGCCGCGAAAGCCCGCGGCCTCGACACCTGCTCGCAAGGCGCCTGGAACAATTTCTGGAGCGTCACGCGCCGCGTGCTGAACGTCCCCGACGACGAATACATCGTCTGCGGCATGTCGCTCGGCTATGCCGACCAAACGCAGCCCGTCAACACGCTGGTCTCCGAGCGCGAACCGCTGACAAGCTTCGCGACCTTTCACGGCTTCGAGTGA
- a CDS encoding OB-fold domain-containing protein, whose protein sequence is MADYNRPLPLPTPETRHFWEGTQNGELRLQRCTACKESYFPPRPFCPACGSRAVEVYKASGKATLYSYIINHRPRPDFGTEPHSIAVVTLAEGPRMMTNIVDCPQTPEALALDMPLEVTFEKASDEISLPKFRPAKG, encoded by the coding sequence ATGGCGGACTACAATCGCCCGCTGCCCCTGCCGACGCCCGAAACGCGGCATTTCTGGGAGGGCACACAAAACGGCGAACTGCGGCTGCAGCGCTGCACGGCCTGCAAGGAAAGCTACTTCCCGCCCCGCCCCTTCTGCCCCGCCTGCGGTTCGCGCGCCGTGGAAGTCTACAAGGCCAGCGGCAAGGCGACGCTCTACTCCTACATCATCAATCATCGTCCGCGCCCCGACTTCGGCACCGAGCCGCATTCGATCGCCGTCGTCACGCTGGCCGAGGGCCCGCGCATGATGACCAACATCGTCGATTGTCCGCAGACGCCGGAAGCGCTCGCCCTCGACATGCCCCTCGAAGTGACCTTCGAAAAGGCGAGCGACGAAATCAGCCTGCCGAAATTCCGTCCTGCGAAAGGCTAA
- a CDS encoding acyl-CoA dehydrogenase family protein yields the protein MELGLGAKDAAFRDEVRRFLDEKLTPELRETGKLMTSVYADYETTMTWHKALYEKGWVAPAWPVEHGGCDWSVVQHYIFSSELAAAGAPSLSPMGLGMCGPVLIGYGTPEQKAHYLPRILNGEDFWCQGYSEPGSGSDLASLQMSAVEDGDDFICNGQKIWTTHANYANRIFNLVRTSKEDIPQRGITFILIDMDTPGVKVEPLIMLSGEHIQNQIFFTDVRVPKKNVVGKVGDGWTVAKYLMQFERGGHAYAPGLHNRLARIRRMAENERGGDGTRLIDDTGFAAKLAAASVEITALEYTEHRIMSALSHGQAPGAESSLLKTRGTEVSQRLTELALEAVAHYALPFQPHATRPGGPVPGVPKPTGNEKPVGPEHSWPVTPKYLNDRAGSIYAGTNEIQRNIMAKAVLGL from the coding sequence ATGGAACTCGGGCTCGGCGCAAAGGACGCGGCCTTCAGGGACGAAGTCAGGCGCTTTCTGGACGAGAAGCTGACGCCGGAACTGCGCGAAACCGGCAAGCTGATGACCAGCGTCTATGCCGACTACGAAACCACCATGACCTGGCACAAGGCGCTCTACGAAAAAGGCTGGGTCGCCCCCGCCTGGCCGGTCGAACATGGCGGCTGCGACTGGTCGGTGGTGCAGCACTACATCTTTTCAAGCGAACTCGCCGCCGCCGGCGCGCCGTCGCTGTCGCCGATGGGGCTCGGCATGTGCGGCCCGGTGCTGATCGGCTACGGCACGCCCGAACAAAAAGCGCATTACCTGCCGCGCATCCTCAACGGCGAAGATTTCTGGTGCCAGGGCTATTCGGAACCGGGCTCGGGCTCCGATCTTGCGAGCCTTCAGATGAGCGCGGTCGAGGACGGCGACGATTTCATCTGCAACGGCCAGAAAATCTGGACGACACATGCGAATTACGCCAACCGGATTTTCAATCTGGTGCGCACCTCGAAGGAAGACATTCCCCAGCGCGGCATCACCTTCATCCTGATCGACATGGACACGCCCGGCGTCAAGGTCGAGCCGCTGATCATGCTGTCGGGCGAGCACATCCAGAACCAGATCTTCTTCACCGATGTCCGCGTGCCGAAAAAGAATGTCGTCGGCAAGGTCGGCGACGGCTGGACGGTGGCGAAATATCTGATGCAGTTCGAGCGCGGCGGCCACGCCTATGCGCCCGGCCTGCACAACCGCCTCGCCCGCATCCGCCGCATGGCCGAGAACGAACGCGGCGGCGACGGCACGCGGCTGATCGACGATACGGGCTTCGCGGCAAAGCTCGCCGCCGCTTCCGTCGAGATCACGGCGCTCGAATATACCGAACACCGCATTATGTCGGCCTTGAGCCACGGCCAGGCGCCGGGCGCCGAATCGTCGCTGCTGAAAACGCGCGGCACCGAAGTGAGCCAGCGCCTGACGGAACTGGCGCTCGAAGCGGTCGCGCATTACGCGCTCCCCTTCCAGCCGCATGCGACGCGGCCGGGCGGGCCCGTGCCCGGTGTGCCGAAGCCGACGGGCAACGAAAAGCCCGTCGGTCCCGAACATTCATGGCCGGTAACGCCGAAATATCTCAACGACCGCGCCGGTTCGATCTATGCCGGCACCAACGAAATCCAGCGCAACATCATGGCCAAGGCGGTGCTGGGGCTGTGA
- a CDS encoding HAD family phosphatase, with translation MSRIDTVVFDIGNVLVRWDPRHLYRSVFADEAEMEHFLAHVCTMDWHLEHDRGLSFAENAARLKAVHPDRADLIDMWGARYVEMAPARVPGTAALLQGLKAAGHAVHGLTNMPTDFFPVLAGLYPELELLEETVVSGDEGILKPDPKIYEILIARTGLAPARTLFIDDSAANVAAAAGLGFAVHRFADADGLQGELRRLGLLSAE, from the coding sequence GTGAGCCGGATCGACACCGTCGTATTCGACATCGGCAATGTGCTGGTCCGGTGGGATCCGCGGCATCTCTATCGATCGGTCTTTGCCGACGAGGCCGAGATGGAACATTTCCTCGCCCATGTCTGCACGATGGACTGGCATCTCGAGCACGACCGGGGCCTTTCCTTTGCCGAGAATGCGGCGCGGCTGAAGGCGGTTCACCCGGATCGCGCCGACCTGATCGACATGTGGGGCGCGCGCTATGTCGAGATGGCGCCCGCGCGCGTGCCGGGCACGGCGGCGCTGCTGCAGGGGCTGAAAGCGGCGGGCCATGCCGTTCACGGCCTCACCAACATGCCGACGGACTTCTTCCCGGTGCTGGCGGGGCTTTACCCGGAGCTTGAATTGCTGGAGGAAACGGTTGTGTCCGGCGATGAGGGGATCCTCAAACCCGACCCGAAAATCTACGAAATCCTGATCGCGCGCACCGGCCTCGCGCCGGCGCGGACGCTCTTCATCGACGACTCGGCGGCCAATGTGGCCGCCGCCGCCGGCCTCGGCTTTGCCGTGCATCGCTTTGCGGATGCAGACGGGCTTCAGGGCGAATTGCGGCGGCTTGGCCTGCTTTCGGCCGAATGA
- a CDS encoding arylsulfatase codes for MSAFRIIKTALVLWLAALLPVQAQEARPNIVVILADDAGFSDFGAYGSEIATPHIDALAAKGTLFSNFHASPICAPSRAMLMTGVDSHLAGIGNLPESAPLEHRGQPGYIGQLADDVVTVASRLGAAGYRTTMAGKWHLGHGEGAHPGARGFDRSFALEASGADNWEKKSYLPIYDDAPWYEDGKPADLPEDFYSSEFIVDKTIEYLEESRDEGRPFFSYVAFMAVHIPVQAPREFIEKYEGVYDEGWDALREARFRAVIERGLLPADMELGPMPAGLRDWAARSDDEKRMLAKSMAVNAAMLEAMDFHVGRLIDYLKETGQYDNTVFIVLSDNGPEAGDPLATPGFRQWLWWNNYRRDLETLGEKGSYAFIGPEFASAAASPGAFFKMQAGEGGLRVPLIFAGRGVARARTTDAFSYITDIVPTILDMAGVAATDEFAGVAVQPMTGRSLMPLLGGGATRVRDETDAVGIEAAGNAALFRGDYKLTRNAPPYGDMQWYLYNLARDPGETRDLAAAEPERFAEMMAEYDAYAARVGVLEVPEGYDQTAQLTINRVHDQVRANWPGLTILALLVLGGAYWACVRLSPRAWRALHG; via the coding sequence ATGAGCGCGTTTCGGATCATCAAGACGGCGCTGGTGCTGTGGCTCGCCGCGCTGCTGCCCGTGCAGGCGCAGGAGGCGCGGCCGAATATCGTCGTCATCCTCGCCGACGATGCCGGCTTCAGCGATTTCGGCGCCTATGGCAGCGAGATTGCGACGCCCCATATCGACGCGCTGGCGGCGAAGGGCACGCTCTTTTCCAATTTCCACGCCTCGCCGATCTGCGCGCCGTCGCGCGCCATGCTGATGACCGGCGTCGACAGCCATCTGGCGGGGATCGGCAATCTGCCGGAATCGGCGCCGCTCGAACATCGCGGACAGCCCGGCTATATCGGACAACTCGCCGACGATGTCGTCACCGTCGCGAGCCGCCTCGGCGCCGCCGGCTACCGGACGACGATGGCCGGCAAATGGCATCTCGGGCATGGCGAGGGGGCGCATCCGGGCGCGCGCGGCTTCGACCGTTCCTTTGCGCTTGAAGCCTCGGGCGCCGACAACTGGGAAAAGAAATCCTATCTGCCGATTTACGACGATGCGCCGTGGTATGAGGACGGCAAGCCGGCCGACCTGCCGGAAGATTTCTATTCTTCGGAATTCATCGTCGACAAGACGATCGAATATCTGGAAGAGAGCCGGGACGAAGGACGTCCGTTCTTTTCCTATGTGGCCTTCATGGCCGTTCACATTCCGGTGCAGGCGCCGCGCGAATTCATCGAGAAATATGAAGGCGTCTACGACGAAGGCTGGGATGCGCTGCGTGAGGCGCGCTTTCGCGCCGTCATCGAGCGCGGGCTGCTGCCGGCCGATATGGAACTTGGGCCGATGCCGGCGGGCCTGCGCGACTGGGCGGCGCGCAGCGACGACGAGAAGCGGATGCTCGCGAAAAGCATGGCCGTCAACGCGGCGATGCTCGAAGCGATGGATTTTCATGTCGGCCGGTTGATCGATTATCTGAAAGAGACCGGGCAATACGACAACACCGTCTTCATCGTGCTGTCGGATAACGGGCCCGAGGCCGGCGATCCGCTGGCGACGCCGGGTTTCCGGCAATGGCTGTGGTGGAACAATTATCGCCGCGACCTGGAGACGCTGGGCGAAAAGGGTTCCTATGCGTTTATCGGACCGGAATTCGCGAGTGCGGCGGCGTCGCCCGGCGCTTTCTTCAAGATGCAGGCGGGCGAGGGCGGCTTGCGCGTGCCGCTGATTTTCGCCGGGCGCGGCGTCGCGCGCGCGCGGACGACGGACGCTTTCAGCTACATCACCGACATCGTACCGACCATTCTCGACATGGCGGGCGTCGCGGCGACGGACGAGTTCGCGGGCGTGGCCGTGCAGCCGATGACCGGACGTTCGCTGATGCCGTTGCTCGGCGGCGGCGCAACGCGGGTGCGCGACGAAACGGATGCGGTCGGCATCGAGGCGGCGGGCAATGCGGCGCTTTTCCGCGGCGACTACAAACTTACGCGCAACGCGCCGCCCTATGGCGACATGCAGTGGTATCTCTACAACCTCGCGCGCGATCCCGGCGAGACGCGGGATCTCGCCGCCGCCGAGCCCGAACGCTTCGCCGAGATGATGGCGGAATACGACGCCTATGCGGCGCGTGTCGGCGTGCTGGAAGTGCCGGAGGGCTACGACCAGACGGCGCAGCTCACGATCAACCGCGTGCACGACCAGGTGCGGGCAAACTGGCCCGGATTGACGATCCTCGCGTTGTTGGTGCTCGGGGGCGCCTATTGGGCGTGTGTCCGTCTCAGTCCGCGCGCGTGGCGGGCCTTGCACGGATAG
- a CDS encoding alpha/beta hydrolase gives MAYDRPEEKPDYLKEPAARTIPDEDVIRHRPQWFREALAHAPESRRLTVDGAGIHYLRWGPKNRDDDPKRPGILFVHGNGAHAWWFAFIAPLLSQHYNVASIDLGGMGDSDWRLAYSRDTFAREIGEVALDAGLGPKPVIVGHSFGGFVSLIAAKHYGDRLGGLILCDFTVRPPEEVREWFLDGPERKPTRIYPDFETAKARFRLAPLQPCANGFILDYIGALSLREVTKGETRGKRTFEETGWTWKFDHSIFDGLRMGSDHADFYANLACRGATMFGIESKDYEPSSLDFLRKLAPEKPVFTIPGAQHHIMLDQPHAFAAAVGALMAQWRAEGALE, from the coding sequence ATGGCGTATGACAGACCGGAAGAGAAACCCGACTACCTGAAGGAGCCGGCCGCGCGGACGATCCCGGATGAGGACGTGATCCGCCACCGGCCGCAATGGTTCCGCGAGGCGCTGGCCCATGCGCCGGAGAGCCGCCGCCTGACGGTTGACGGCGCCGGCATTCACTATCTGCGTTGGGGGCCAAAGAACCGGGATGACGACCCGAAGCGGCCGGGCATCCTCTTCGTGCATGGCAACGGCGCCCATGCCTGGTGGTTCGCCTTCATCGCACCGCTGCTCAGCCAGCACTACAACGTCGCCTCGATCGACCTCGGTGGCATGGGCGACAGCGACTGGCGCCTCGCCTATTCGCGCGACACATTCGCCCGCGAGATCGGCGAGGTGGCGCTCGATGCCGGCCTCGGGCCGAAACCCGTCATCGTCGGCCATTCCTTCGGCGGCTTCGTCTCGCTGATTGCCGCGAAACATTACGGCGACAGGCTCGGCGGGTTGATCCTTTGCGATTTCACGGTGCGTCCGCCCGAGGAAGTCCGCGAATGGTTCCTCGACGGCCCGGAACGCAAGCCGACCCGCATCTATCCCGATTTCGAAACGGCAAAGGCGCGCTTCCGCCTCGCGCCGCTGCAGCCTTGCGCCAACGGCTTCATCCTCGATTACATCGGCGCTCTGAGCCTGCGCGAAGTGACGAAGGGCGAGACGCGCGGCAAGCGCACCTTCGAGGAAACGGGCTGGACCTGGAAATTCGATCATTCGATTTTCGACGGCTTGCGCATGGGCAGCGACCACGCGGACTTCTATGCCAACCTCGCCTGCCGCGGCGCCACGATGTTCGGCATCGAAAGCAAGGACTACGAACCTTCGAGCCTCGACTTCCTGCGCAAACTTGCGCCCGAAAAGCCGGTCTTCACCATCCCCGGCGCCCAGCACCACATCATGCTCGACCAGCCGCACGCCTTCGCCGCCGCTGTCGGTGCGCTGATGGCCCAATGGCGCGCCGAAGGCGCGCTGGAATAA
- the ykgO gene encoding type B 50S ribosomal protein L36, with protein sequence MKVRNSLRSLRGRHRDNRLVRRKGRVYIINKTNRRFKARQG encoded by the coding sequence ATGAAAGTCCGCAATTCCCTGAGGTCGCTCCGTGGCCGGCACCGCGACAATCGTCTGGTGCGCCGCAAGGGCCGCGTCTACATCATCAACAAGACCAACCGCCGCTTCAAGGCGCGTCAGGGCTGA
- a CDS encoding MFS transporter codes for MSDDGKPTPDNRKTTPQERQRAFAILFVCLLSVGMGQTLVFAVLPPIAADLGMSEFETTMIFSLSAFLWILTSTFWGKRSDFMGRKPVILIGVFGFAISTSLVGVVLLAGYWAWISMALMFPLVMGARAIFGIFGSGAMPASQAYVADRTTRAERAGSIAQIGAAFGLGTVVGPGVAAAFAEIHILAPFFAVGALAFISGVAIWILLPERTAPKKMLGEKQEKRAELKWSAPNVRPWLVAGVVLSLMQSIMMQLFAFYLMAELDMGGSAATQLVSVGMMAMAMATLVAQLGLIQRFNLPVPFLLRWGAVTMVVSFGMLVFGGSYGVLVSALALAGLGFGFLRAGLSAGASLSVSLKDQGAMAGLIGSTAATGHILNPAIGIPLFYLLHSAPFMLGMALSVLVLLFAIFHPILKSLRETDGGIDEEDEEIGLH; via the coding sequence ATGTCCGACGACGGCAAGCCGACGCCCGACAACCGCAAGACGACGCCGCAAGAGCGCCAGCGCGCCTTTGCGATCCTGTTTGTCTGCCTGCTTTCGGTCGGCATGGGACAGACGCTGGTGTTCGCGGTGCTGCCGCCGATTGCCGCCGATCTCGGCATGAGCGAGTTCGAGACGACGATGATCTTCTCGCTCTCGGCTTTCTTGTGGATCCTCACCAGCACCTTCTGGGGCAAGCGCAGCGACTTCATGGGCCGCAAACCGGTCATCCTGATCGGCGTGTTCGGTTTTGCGATTTCGACGTCGCTTGTCGGCGTCGTGCTGCTGGCCGGTTACTGGGCGTGGATTTCGATGGCGCTGATGTTTCCGCTGGTCATGGGCGCCAGGGCGATATTCGGCATTTTCGGCTCGGGCGCGATGCCGGCCTCGCAGGCCTATGTCGCCGACCGCACGACGCGGGCCGAGCGCGCAGGGAGCATTGCGCAGATCGGCGCCGCTTTCGGCCTCGGCACGGTGGTGGGGCCGGGCGTCGCGGCGGCCTTTGCCGAAATCCACATCCTCGCGCCCTTCTTCGCCGTCGGAGCGCTCGCCTTCATCAGCGGCGTTGCGATCTGGATTTTGCTGCCCGAGCGCACGGCGCCGAAAAAGATGCTGGGCGAGAAGCAGGAAAAGCGCGCCGAACTCAAATGGTCGGCGCCCAATGTCCGGCCCTGGCTCGTCGCCGGCGTCGTGCTCAGCCTCATGCAGTCGATCATGATGCAGCTTTTCGCCTTCTACCTGATGGCCGAGCTCGACATGGGCGGCTCGGCGGCGACGCAGCTCGTCTCGGTCGGCATGATGGCGATGGCGATGGCGACGCTGGTGGCGCAGCTCGGGCTTATTCAGCGCTTCAACCTGCCGGTGCCGTTCCTGCTGCGCTGGGGCGCGGTCACGATGGTCGTCTCGTTCGGCATGCTGGTGTTCGGCGGTTCCTACGGCGTGCTGGTGTCGGCGCTGGCGCTGGCCGGCCTCGGCTTCGGTTTCCTGCGCGCCGGGCTTTCGGCGGGGGCGTCGCTATCCGTGTCGCTGAAGGATCAGGGTGCGATGGCGGGACTGATCGGCTCGACGGCGGCGACCGGCCATATTCTCAATCCGGCGATCGGCATTCCGCTTTTCTACCTGCTGCATTCGGCGCCGTTCATGCTGGGCATGGCGCTGTCGGTGCTGGTGCTGCTGTTCGCGATCTTCCACCCGATTCTGAAGAGTCTGCGCGAAACCGATGGCGGGATCGACGAGGAAGACGAAGAGATCGGGCTGCATTAA
- a CDS encoding CPBP family glutamic-type intramembrane protease: MVYRYFALVILLTVPLWIAGYFIDTAPHLPIALPVSALMAFLPAAVALVFVWREDGAGAAKRLLARSFDWHRTLNKLWYLPAILFMPAALVIGYAVQKSMGVELPEPRIELLVIPVFFAMFFAAGLGEEIGWQGYAYDRMKGSALQAALIIGTVWMVWHIVPFFQTGRSTEWVVWHCGVTILLRIVTVWLYVNGGRSVFIAALFHAMCNVAFFLYPVYGSHYDPVSTFAVLGIAVAAILWLWGPQTLARFRFARD; encoded by the coding sequence TTGGTTTACCGCTATTTCGCGCTTGTGATCCTGCTGACGGTGCCGCTCTGGATCGCCGGCTATTTCATCGACACCGCTCCGCATCTGCCGATCGCCTTGCCTGTGAGCGCGCTGATGGCCTTCCTCCCGGCGGCGGTGGCGCTGGTCTTCGTCTGGCGCGAGGACGGCGCCGGCGCGGCAAAGCGCCTCCTCGCCCGCTCCTTCGACTGGCACCGGACCCTCAACAAGCTCTGGTATCTACCCGCGATCCTCTTCATGCCGGCAGCGCTCGTTATCGGCTATGCGGTCCAGAAATCGATGGGCGTCGAACTTCCCGAGCCCCGCATCGAGCTTCTGGTCATCCCGGTCTTCTTCGCAATGTTCTTCGCCGCCGGTCTCGGCGAGGAAATCGGCTGGCAGGGCTATGCCTATGACCGCATGAAGGGAAGCGCGTTACAGGCCGCGCTCATTATCGGCACGGTCTGGATGGTCTGGCACATCGTTCCGTTTTTCCAGACCGGGCGAAGCACCGAATGGGTCGTCTGGCATTGCGGCGTCACGATCCTGCTGCGCATCGTGACGGTCTGGCTCTATGTCAATGGCGGACGCAGCGTCTTCATCGCCGCGCTTTTCCACGCAATGTGCAACGTCGCCTTCTTCCTCTACCCGGTCTATGGATCGCATTACGATCCGGTCTCGACCTTCGCCGTTCTCGGCATTGCCGTCGCCGCCATCCTCTGGCTCTGGGGCCCGCAAACGCTGGCCCGCTTCCGCTTCGCAAGGGATTAA